In Sphingobacterium sp. PCS056, the following proteins share a genomic window:
- the trpS gene encoding tryptophan--tRNA ligase — protein METVVSGIRSTGKLHLGNYYGALSNFVKMQNEYNCYFFIADLHSLTTHPTPHGLQTTVRQVIVEYLAAGIDPEKSTIYVQSDVPEVSELYLYMNMNAYLGELERATAFKDKVRSNPDNVNAGLLTYPVLMACDILLHHGTKVPVGKDQEQHLEMTRTFGNRFNRLYDVDYFKEAFAFSYSDKLVKIPGLAGQGKMGKSNGEADCIYLSDSADVIRKKVMRAVSDSGPTEMNQPKPESIQNLFDLMKVVSSADTLQHFEDLYNNCAIRYGDFKKQLAEDMVNTTEPVRSRIEDISNDNDYIAKVAKLGAEKAGESARKTLKEVREIIGIKRFY, from the coding sequence ATGGAAACTGTTGTCAGTGGTATTAGAAGTACCGGAAAATTACATTTAGGAAACTACTACGGCGCATTAAGCAATTTTGTGAAAATGCAAAATGAATATAATTGTTATTTTTTCATTGCCGATTTACATTCTTTAACGACTCACCCAACACCTCACGGTCTTCAAACTACCGTTCGCCAAGTGATTGTGGAGTATCTTGCGGCTGGTATAGACCCTGAAAAATCAACAATATATGTACAATCGGATGTACCAGAAGTCTCCGAATTATACTTGTATATGAATATGAATGCTTATTTAGGTGAGCTCGAACGTGCAACAGCTTTTAAAGATAAAGTACGTAGCAATCCCGATAATGTCAATGCCGGGCTGCTTACCTACCCTGTTTTGATGGCTTGTGATATCTTACTTCATCATGGTACAAAAGTTCCTGTTGGCAAAGACCAAGAGCAACATTTGGAAATGACCAGAACATTTGGTAATCGTTTTAATCGCTTGTACGATGTCGATTACTTTAAAGAAGCATTTGCTTTTAGTTATTCGGATAAACTTGTTAAAATACCAGGATTGGCAGGACAAGGTAAAATGGGCAAATCTAACGGTGAAGCAGATTGCATCTATCTATCGGATAGTGCAGATGTGATTCGCAAAAAAGTCATGCGTGCTGTGTCAGATTCAGGTCCTACGGAAATGAACCAACCTAAACCAGAATCTATTCAAAATTTATTTGATTTGATGAAAGTGGTTTCAAGTGCTGATACCTTACAACATTTTGAAGATTTATATAATAATTGCGCCATTCGGTACGGTGACTTTAAGAAGCAATTAGCAGAAGATATGGTCAACACGACTGAACCGGTGCGTTCGCGAATTGAAGATATATCAAATGACAATGATTATATTGCTAAAGTGGCTAAGCTAGGTGCCGAAAAAGCTGGTGAATCAGCTCGTAAAACATTGAAAGAGGTGCGCGAGATCATTGGTATTAAAAGATTTTATTAA
- the hutH gene encoding histidine ammonia-lyase, producing the protein MENKLKIFQYGNDQLTCSIAMQLATGRIKGELTASTIEKVVQSAQYVQDIVDSNKIVYGINTGFGPLCTTLINPADTKKLQENILKSHAVGVGEPIDKQLSKLMMILKVHALAKGYSGIQLTTLERMIWFIDHDIVPIVPKQGSVGASGDLAPLSHLFLPLIGLGKVWYQNEIRQTSEVLALLGTNAITLGAKEGLALINGTQFMAAHAVKAVSEMHNLLENADLIATLMIEGLNGSIKPFFAQLHQLRPYKGNQYVASTIYNLLQDSEIVTSHHNCSRVQDPYSLRCIPQIHGASRNAWLHLKDTIEIEINSVTDNPIIIDSELTISGGSFHGQPIALPIDYATLAISEIGNVSDRRVYLSLEGDTPNVPKLLLKETGLNSGFMILQYSTAALASENKGLCFPSSADSIPTSLGQEDHVSMGSIGARKLLQVINNVGNILSIELICAAQAFDFHKPLQSTAIMEAVHQEIRKVIPHITEDQMMEDILSAAQQLISSGCLVQVAKQIAEEQHVPYHGLHHEYFNNF; encoded by the coding sequence ATGGAAAATAAACTAAAAATATTTCAATACGGCAATGATCAATTAACTTGTTCTATCGCCATGCAACTTGCGACAGGACGTATTAAAGGAGAACTCACTGCATCAACTATAGAAAAGGTCGTACAAAGCGCTCAATATGTGCAAGATATAGTTGATTCTAATAAAATAGTGTATGGTATCAATACTGGATTTGGACCGTTGTGTACTACGTTAATCAATCCTGCAGACACTAAAAAATTACAAGAAAATATTTTAAAAAGTCATGCCGTGGGTGTCGGAGAACCGATCGATAAGCAATTGTCCAAATTGATGATGATCTTAAAGGTGCATGCGCTTGCTAAAGGATATTCGGGGATTCAGTTGACCACATTGGAACGCATGATATGGTTTATTGATCACGATATCGTCCCGATCGTTCCCAAGCAAGGATCTGTAGGAGCATCTGGAGATCTTGCCCCGCTCTCCCATTTATTTTTACCACTAATTGGATTAGGAAAAGTTTGGTATCAAAATGAGATACGACAAACTTCAGAGGTATTAGCATTATTGGGAACGAATGCGATTACATTGGGTGCCAAGGAAGGGTTAGCGCTCATAAATGGAACACAATTTATGGCGGCACATGCTGTTAAAGCGGTCTCAGAAATGCATAATTTACTTGAAAATGCAGATCTGATTGCAACATTGATGATAGAGGGTTTAAATGGATCGATCAAACCCTTTTTTGCACAACTCCATCAACTTAGACCTTACAAAGGGAACCAATATGTAGCAAGTACTATCTATAACTTATTACAGGATTCGGAAATAGTGACTTCTCATCATAATTGTTCACGTGTTCAAGATCCTTATTCCTTACGCTGTATTCCGCAAATACATGGTGCATCGCGCAACGCATGGTTACATTTAAAAGATACCATTGAAATTGAGATCAATTCTGTAACAGATAATCCGATTATTATCGACAGTGAATTGACTATTAGTGGGGGAAGTTTTCACGGTCAGCCGATTGCGCTTCCCATTGATTATGCGACATTGGCGATCTCTGAAATCGGAAACGTTTCTGATAGACGCGTCTATCTTTCACTGGAAGGTGATACGCCAAATGTGCCCAAATTACTATTGAAAGAAACTGGCCTCAACTCAGGTTTTATGATCTTACAATATAGTACTGCGGCATTGGCAAGTGAAAATAAAGGATTATGTTTTCCGTCCAGTGCTGACAGCATCCCAACATCATTAGGACAAGAGGATCATGTGAGCATGGGATCCATTGGTGCCCGAAAACTGCTACAAGTCATCAATAATGTCGGCAATATACTGAGTATCGAACTCATCTGTGCGGCACAGGCTTTTGATTTTCATAAACCACTCCAATCGACAGCTATTATGGAAGCAGTGCATCAGGAAATCAGAAAAGTGATACCACATATAACGGAAGATCAAATGATGGAAGATATTCTTTCTGCTGCGCAACAACTTATTTCTTCAGGATGCTTGGTACAGGTTGCAAAACAAATAGCGGAGGAGCAACATGTGCCTTATCACGGATTACATCACGAATATTTTAATAATTTTTAA
- the metA gene encoding homoserine O-succinyltransferase: protein MPVKIPDNLPAIELLKKENIFVMSDLRANEQDIRPMKVLILNLMPLKITTETDFIRLLSNNPLQVEVEFLRLDTHMSKNTPQEHLELFYKSFSAIEDQYYDGMIITGAPVEMMPFEEVNYWDEVTRIFDWAKKHVTSTLYICWASQAALYHFYGVEKSPLAEKLFGVFKHTTLDKTNPLFRGFDDEFFIPHSRHTTILKSEIENKPEIELLSESPEAGLAILSSRGGREFYLTGHSEYAPLTLHTEYMRDVEKGLEIEVPDNYYLNNDPAQGPLVRWSGHANLLFNNWLNYYVYQETPFDLNELETLEDIKRQN from the coding sequence ATGCCAGTAAAAATACCAGATAATTTGCCAGCTATTGAGCTATTAAAAAAGGAAAATATTTTTGTAATGAGCGATCTGAGAGCCAACGAACAAGACATTCGTCCCATGAAGGTGCTCATTCTAAATTTAATGCCGTTAAAAATTACAACAGAGACCGATTTTATTAGATTATTGTCAAATAATCCATTGCAGGTTGAAGTCGAATTTTTACGATTGGATACTCATATGTCTAAAAATACTCCTCAGGAGCATTTAGAGCTATTTTATAAGTCTTTTTCAGCAATAGAAGATCAGTATTATGATGGTATGATCATTACAGGTGCGCCTGTCGAGATGATGCCTTTTGAAGAAGTTAACTATTGGGATGAAGTCACCCGTATTTTCGACTGGGCAAAAAAACACGTCACTTCAACCTTATATATTTGCTGGGCATCACAAGCGGCACTCTATCACTTTTATGGAGTTGAAAAAAGCCCATTGGCTGAAAAGCTATTCGGCGTGTTTAAGCATACCACTTTAGATAAAACCAATCCATTATTCAGAGGCTTTGACGATGAATTTTTCATCCCACACAGTAGACATACCACGATATTAAAATCAGAAATTGAAAATAAACCAGAAATTGAACTATTGTCCGAGTCGCCAGAAGCAGGCTTAGCTATTTTATCTTCACGCGGTGGAAGAGAATTTTATCTGACAGGACATTCCGAATACGCTCCCTTGACTTTGCATACAGAATACATGCGTGATGTAGAGAAAGGGCTCGAGATAGAGGTTCCAGATAATTACTACTTAAACAATGACCCAGCTCAAGGACCTTTGGTCAGATGGTCAGGACATGCTAATTTGTTGTTTAATAATTGGTTGAATTATTATGTTTATCAAGAGACTCCATTCGATCTCAACGAACTGGAAACATTAGAAGATATTAAAAGACAAAACTAA
- a CDS encoding LysR family transcriptional regulator, translating to MSYQIELRHLYYFKVLAEELHFRKAAERLYISQPGLSRQIKQMEDIYQAVLFDRGKRYVRLTGAGVYLKKEVDLLFSHMDKMTRELRIMGSDDLTELRLGFIGSAVQSVLAKVLVHLKHDFPLVEVDLQELSNEMQIAKVLKEELDFGFVRLDDFPKGIHHIAIVKEHFSLVVPGDYPIQQANFTSVSEFKNEPFILFSKDYSHSYYDLVMSIFKDAAFDPHVALRTVNALTIFNLVEQGLGVAIVPASLKKGYTSKVKFIDLIHIKQRTTLSLIYNASVSHPGIDLFLNVVQKELSLSQ from the coding sequence ATGAGTTATCAAATAGAATTGAGGCATCTTTATTATTTTAAAGTCTTAGCAGAGGAATTACATTTTAGAAAAGCAGCTGAACGACTTTATATCTCCCAACCGGGGTTATCGCGCCAGATCAAACAAATGGAAGATATCTATCAGGCTGTTTTATTTGATAGGGGTAAACGCTATGTGCGATTGACCGGAGCAGGAGTATATCTAAAAAAGGAAGTAGATCTTTTATTCAGCCACATGGATAAGATGACACGTGAGCTCCGTATTATGGGATCTGACGATCTTACGGAACTTCGTCTTGGCTTTATTGGATCTGCTGTTCAATCTGTCCTTGCTAAAGTATTGGTCCATCTGAAACATGATTTCCCTTTAGTAGAAGTCGACTTGCAGGAACTATCGAATGAAATGCAGATTGCAAAGGTATTGAAAGAAGAATTAGATTTTGGATTTGTTCGATTAGATGATTTTCCAAAAGGAATTCATCATATTGCCATCGTCAAAGAGCACTTTTCTTTAGTTGTTCCAGGAGATTACCCCATTCAGCAGGCAAACTTCACCAGTGTGAGTGAATTCAAGAATGAACCCTTTATTCTTTTTTCAAAAGACTATAGTCATTCCTATTATGATTTAGTGATGAGCATTTTTAAAGATGCGGCATTTGATCCGCATGTAGCTTTACGTACAGTCAATGCCTTGACCATCTTTAATCTTGTGGAACAGGGGTTAGGAGTAGCGATTGTTCCAGCCTCATTAAAAAAAGGTTATACTTCAAAAGTGAAATTTATTGATTTAATCCATATTAAGCAAAGGACCACCTTATCATTGATCTATAATGCCAGTGTCAGCCATCCGGGAATTGATCTTTTCTTAAATGTGGTACAAAAGGAACTTAGTCTTTCTCAGTAA
- the kdsB gene encoding 3-deoxy-manno-octulosonate cytidylyltransferase produces the protein MKVIGIIPARYASSRFPGKPLIDIAGKSMIQRVYEQVKSASCLHEVIVATDDERIAEHVRSFAGNVAMTSSAHQSGTDRCAEVVSKISGFDIAINIQGDEPFINPLQIELLTSCFNKEDTQIATLVKKIYTTEELFNVNIPKVVRNAQEQAIYFSRQTIPYLRGVEHEQWLSKRTFYKHIGIYGYRTAVLKKLTALPIGSLEETEALEQLRWIEHGYTIQTAETEHETIAVDTKEDLERIIQTYFTS, from the coding sequence ATGAAGGTAATAGGTATTATTCCTGCACGGTATGCTTCTTCCAGATTTCCTGGAAAACCATTAATTGATATCGCTGGTAAATCCATGATTCAACGTGTATATGAACAAGTAAAAAGTGCAAGTTGTCTGCATGAGGTCATCGTAGCAACAGATGATGAGCGGATAGCTGAGCATGTGCGTAGCTTTGCTGGAAATGTCGCTATGACATCATCTGCACATCAATCTGGAACAGATCGTTGTGCAGAGGTGGTATCTAAGATCAGTGGGTTTGATATCGCAATCAATATTCAAGGAGATGAACCGTTTATCAATCCGCTACAGATCGAATTACTCACATCTTGTTTTAATAAGGAGGATACACAAATAGCTACGCTTGTCAAAAAAATATATACAACGGAAGAATTGTTTAATGTCAATATCCCAAAAGTGGTACGTAATGCTCAGGAACAAGCAATTTACTTCTCGAGACAAACAATACCTTACTTGAGAGGCGTAGAACATGAGCAATGGCTCTCAAAACGTACTTTTTATAAACATATTGGAATATATGGTTATAGAACCGCTGTTTTAAAAAAACTTACAGCGCTTCCTATAGGATCTTTGGAAGAGACAGAAGCTTTAGAACAATTGCGCTGGATCGAGCATGGATATACCATCCAAACGGCGGAAACAGAGCATGAAACAATCGCTGTCGATACAAAAGAAGATCTGGAACGTATTATACAAACTTATTTCACCTCCTAA
- the hutI gene encoding imidazolonepropionase — protein sequence MDKILIGPFSQLLSFDKTPLKGALGDDQIEIAKNAGIVVEDGKIVAIGDYRDLKKSVHNEAELLLMEGDTVCVPGYIDCHTHLAFAGNRANDFALRNAGASYLEIAESGGGIWSTVLHTRAASESDLTAHIVHYAKELLTQGITTIEVKSGYGLSIKEELKILRAIKKAQQSVSVDLIPTCLAAHMKPKDYTGSSKDYLNEIAHELFPVLKSEQLTNRIDTFIEKSAFTADQIEQYFSKAKEMGFDITVHADQFSTSGSAVAVRFEAVSADHLEASTDLEIELLANSHTVAVALPGASIGIGCAFTPARKLLDRGACLAIATDWNPGSAPMGQLMTQATILATAEKLSNAELFAAITYRAAQALNLSDRGRLRNGELADFAVYKTDNYQNITYRQGTLKPIQVWKKGTLIYTKGDETC from the coding sequence ATGGATAAAATATTAATTGGTCCCTTCTCTCAATTGCTATCATTTGATAAAACGCCATTAAAAGGAGCGTTAGGAGATGATCAGATCGAAATTGCGAAAAACGCTGGCATAGTGGTTGAAGACGGTAAAATAGTTGCGATTGGCGACTATCGTGATTTAAAAAAAAGTGTACATAACGAGGCAGAACTGCTATTGATGGAAGGCGATACCGTATGTGTCCCAGGTTATATCGACTGCCACACGCACCTAGCATTTGCTGGAAATCGAGCAAATGACTTTGCATTACGAAATGCTGGTGCCAGCTATCTTGAAATTGCAGAATCAGGTGGAGGTATCTGGAGTACCGTACTGCATACTCGAGCGGCCAGCGAATCGGACTTGACTGCACATATCGTCCACTATGCAAAAGAATTATTAACACAAGGAATCACCACTATTGAAGTTAAAAGTGGATATGGGTTATCCATCAAAGAGGAACTAAAAATACTGCGTGCCATTAAGAAAGCACAACAATCTGTTTCAGTTGACTTGATTCCGACTTGTCTAGCAGCTCATATGAAGCCCAAAGACTATACGGGTAGCAGTAAAGACTACCTGAATGAAATCGCTCATGAGCTTTTCCCAGTATTAAAAAGTGAACAGCTGACCAACAGAATTGATACCTTTATTGAAAAAAGTGCTTTCACTGCCGATCAGATTGAACAGTACTTCAGCAAAGCTAAAGAAATGGGCTTTGACATCACGGTACATGCGGATCAATTTTCAACATCAGGATCTGCGGTTGCAGTTCGATTTGAAGCAGTAAGTGCAGATCATCTGGAAGCATCAACCGATTTGGAAATTGAATTATTGGCAAATAGCCATACTGTTGCTGTCGCATTGCCAGGTGCGTCAATTGGTATCGGTTGCGCGTTCACTCCTGCTCGAAAGCTCTTGGACCGCGGGGCCTGCTTAGCTATTGCTACTGACTGGAATCCGGGATCTGCACCAATGGGTCAACTCATGACACAAGCTACTATTCTAGCAACTGCGGAGAAATTGTCAAATGCTGAACTCTTTGCCGCAATTACATACCGAGCTGCTCAAGCCCTAAATTTGAGTGACCGAGGAAGATTGAGGAACGGAGAATTAGCTGATTTTGCCGTTTACAAAACCGATAACTATCAAAATATCACATACAGACAAGGTACTTTAAAACCTATCCAGGTATGGAAGAAAGGAACCTTGATCTATACGAAAGGAGATGAAACATGTTAA
- the mazG gene encoding nucleoside triphosphate pyrophosphohydrolase codes for MSYPIPASESTPATAFQRLLDVLYTLRVACPWDKKQTMESLRHLTIEELYELTDAILDEDYPEIKKELGDVMMHLVFYARIAEEENRFTIVDVLNGICDKLISRHPHVYGDINVENEDQVKQNWETLKLKEGNKSVLSGVPHGLPALVKAYRIQDKVRGVGFDWEDKKEVWAKVEEELDEFKAEYDIDKPEESDLDKAEGEFGDLLFSLINYARHIGINPENALERTNKKFISRFTYLEQRAGENGQNLQDMTLEEMDVYWNEAKKLTKS; via the coding sequence ATGAGCTATCCCATTCCTGCTAGCGAGTCGACTCCAGCAACTGCTTTTCAACGATTATTAGATGTCTTATATACGCTTCGTGTAGCTTGTCCCTGGGACAAAAAACAAACGATGGAATCATTGCGTCACCTCACGATCGAGGAGCTCTATGAACTTACAGATGCTATTTTGGACGAAGATTACCCAGAGATCAAAAAAGAATTGGGTGATGTGATGATGCACTTGGTATTTTATGCCCGTATCGCGGAAGAAGAAAATCGCTTTACGATTGTGGATGTCTTAAATGGCATCTGTGACAAGCTGATCAGCCGTCATCCGCATGTATATGGCGATATCAATGTGGAGAATGAGGATCAAGTAAAACAAAACTGGGAGACGCTTAAGCTAAAAGAGGGAAACAAATCTGTATTATCTGGTGTACCTCATGGTCTGCCTGCTTTGGTAAAAGCGTATCGGATCCAAGATAAAGTTCGTGGAGTAGGATTTGACTGGGAAGACAAGAAGGAAGTTTGGGCTAAAGTGGAGGAAGAATTAGATGAATTTAAGGCTGAGTACGATATTGACAAACCAGAAGAATCAGATCTCGATAAAGCAGAAGGTGAATTTGGAGATTTGCTATTTTCATTAATAAATTATGCAAGGCATATTGGTATTAATCCTGAAAATGCATTGGAGCGTACAAATAAAAAATTTATCAGCCGCTTTACTTATCTCGAACAAAGAGCAGGTGAAAATGGACAGAACCTACAGGATATGACTTTGGAGGAAATGGACGTCTACTGGAATGAGGCGAAAAAATTAACGAAATCGTAA
- a CDS encoding deoxynucleoside kinase produces the protein MHIAIVGNIGAGKTTLTKLLADHFKYEPQFEAVDNNPYLEDFYADMKRWSFNLQIFFLNSRFRQIVELQKTNIDMIQDRTIYEDAYIFAENLYDMGLMSARDFENYSNIFQSIIHYIKPPDLLIYLKASVPTLVNNIQVRGRDYESGIRLDYLSKLNEKYDKWIDNYKEGKLMILDKDNLDFTKNPEDLGTIVEKIESQLFGLF, from the coding sequence ATGCATATTGCTATTGTCGGAAATATTGGTGCCGGAAAAACAACCCTAACAAAATTATTAGCGGATCATTTTAAATATGAACCTCAATTTGAAGCAGTAGACAATAATCCATACTTAGAGGATTTTTATGCTGACATGAAGCGCTGGTCATTTAATTTGCAGATTTTTTTCTTGAATAGTCGCTTTAGACAAATTGTCGAATTGCAAAAAACAAATATTGATATGATCCAAGATCGTACAATTTACGAAGATGCTTATATCTTTGCTGAAAATTTGTATGATATGGGATTGATGAGTGCGCGTGATTTTGAAAATTATAGTAACATTTTTCAAAGTATCATACATTATATCAAACCTCCTGATTTATTAATATATTTAAAAGCCTCAGTCCCTACCCTGGTCAATAATATTCAGGTTCGTGGACGCGATTATGAGTCTGGCATTCGTTTAGATTATTTATCCAAATTGAATGAGAAATATGATAAATGGATCGATAATTACAAGGAAGGTAAGTTGATGATTCTTGATAAAGATAATTTAGATTTTACAAAGAATCCAGAAGATTTAGGTACTATCGTTGAAAAAATTGAATCCCAATTATTTGGTTTGTTTTAA
- the hutG gene encoding formimidoylglutamase, with protein sequence METRHWTYYDRADLKKWSGRIDGTTEEHLRWHQIIHCIDLRDELDLSGSYVLLGFACDEGVLRNLGRPGAAKGPEILKQTLANLPVFRNKKTKLIDAGTIHCKDKQLENSQDALGFVIHLIIQRGGFPIVLGGGHEITFGHYLGLKANYKNKLGIINFDAHFDIRKPQHEIPTSGTGFYQIAQLEKQLNYLPMGIQKISNTQVLFDTAREYQINWIESQDFRDRNKKVILDQIDAFISGIDHLYLTIDLDVFAASYAPGVSAAAFYGIVPDAFFLDIYTHIIASEKLVSIDIAELNPEYDYDNHTAKLAADLLFRLVIA encoded by the coding sequence ATGGAGACTAGGCATTGGACCTATTATGATCGGGCAGATTTAAAAAAATGGTCTGGTCGTATAGATGGTACGACAGAGGAGCATTTAAGATGGCATCAAATTATTCATTGCATTGATCTCAGGGATGAGCTGGATCTTAGCGGCAGTTATGTGCTACTAGGTTTTGCATGTGATGAGGGTGTGTTGCGAAATCTGGGGAGACCCGGTGCGGCAAAGGGTCCTGAAATCTTAAAGCAAACGCTTGCAAACCTTCCTGTATTTCGGAATAAGAAAACGAAGCTGATTGATGCTGGGACAATCCATTGCAAAGATAAGCAACTGGAAAATTCCCAAGATGCACTTGGTTTTGTGATCCACCTTATTATACAGCGTGGAGGGTTCCCGATCGTACTGGGGGGTGGACATGAAATCACCTTTGGCCATTACTTAGGTCTCAAAGCTAATTACAAGAATAAACTTGGCATCATTAATTTTGACGCTCACTTTGACATCAGGAAACCGCAACATGAAATCCCAACATCAGGTACGGGTTTCTATCAAATCGCACAATTGGAAAAACAGCTGAATTACCTACCTATGGGGATACAAAAGATCAGCAATACTCAAGTTTTATTTGATACCGCAAGAGAGTATCAAATTAATTGGATAGAGTCACAAGATTTTCGGGATCGCAATAAAAAAGTAATCCTAGATCAAATCGATGCATTCATCAGCGGTATTGATCATCTATATCTAACAATAGATCTCGATGTATTTGCTGCAAGCTATGCTCCAGGAGTTAGTGCGGCTGCCTTTTATGGTATTGTTCCCGACGCATTTTTCCTTGACATATATACGCATATCATTGCTTCTGAAAAGCTCGTAAGTATAGATATTGCAGAACTTAATCCAGAGTATGATTATGATAATCATACCGCCAAGTTAGCGGCAGATCTACTATTTAGGCTCGTTATAGCTTAA
- a CDS encoding PLP-dependent aminotransferase family protein, producing MNSPGQIPFNSFIHLNRQDSTAIYVQLAQQIIQAIQRGFIPIGTKLPGSRQLAHTLSIHRNTVVAALQELEAQGWIDVKANIGSFVLKNSTKAKKNIERSGTVVQKQYAEQTGYEFEKSTILENPFEPSMCVLKFDDGIADSRLSPIYQLSKFYTANLKRKKNLKYLGSIDQNRPASFREQLCNFLNQSRGLHIQPKNLLITRSVEMSTYIIAQTLLQAHDLVIVGQPSYFAANMIFQQAGARIKSIPVDHDGIVIEALEQICQTHKIRLLYLTPHHHYPTTVTLSPHRRTAVLHLSSQYGFAVIEDDYDYEFHYNEAPLMPMATVDYDGMVIYTGSFGKSLAPGFRTGFIVAPENLILELQKLLNMMDHQGDFVMEQVLSDLIEEGEIHRSLKKSIKLYKERRNYMSYLFARDLHEYVDFEIPNGGLALWTNWSKNINLIQLRKECARANLFLPKTILYQAKDMTAIRVGFGNLNEVEMEKSVTILAESLARII from the coding sequence ATGAATAGTCCGGGGCAAATTCCTTTTAATAGCTTTATCCACTTAAATAGACAGGATAGCACTGCTATTTATGTACAATTGGCACAGCAAATTATTCAGGCTATCCAACGAGGTTTTATACCTATCGGAACGAAATTACCAGGGAGCCGACAACTGGCTCACACTTTATCCATCCATCGTAACACCGTCGTAGCAGCTTTGCAGGAACTTGAGGCACAAGGATGGATTGACGTCAAAGCGAACATTGGATCGTTTGTTCTTAAAAATTCTACGAAAGCAAAGAAAAATATCGAACGATCTGGTACAGTAGTACAGAAACAGTATGCTGAGCAGACAGGTTATGAATTTGAAAAGAGCACCATATTAGAAAATCCTTTCGAACCCAGTATGTGTGTACTGAAATTTGATGATGGTATTGCCGACAGCAGGCTTTCTCCCATTTACCAGCTATCCAAATTTTATACGGCAAACTTAAAGCGAAAGAAAAACTTAAAATATCTAGGTTCCATCGACCAAAACAGACCGGCATCTTTTAGAGAACAATTGTGCAACTTTTTAAACCAAAGCAGAGGGTTACACATCCAACCTAAAAATCTTTTAATAACGCGCTCTGTCGAAATGAGTACTTATATCATTGCTCAAACTCTCTTGCAAGCGCATGATCTGGTCATTGTCGGTCAGCCCAGTTATTTTGCAGCGAATATGATTTTTCAGCAAGCTGGTGCAAGAATTAAATCTATACCTGTAGATCATGATGGTATTGTGATCGAAGCTCTTGAGCAGATCTGTCAAACACACAAAATAAGACTTCTCTATCTTACTCCGCATCATCATTATCCGACTACAGTAACGCTGAGCCCGCATAGAAGAACGGCGGTGCTACATCTGTCTTCCCAATATGGTTTTGCGGTCATTGAAGATGATTATGATTATGAGTTTCATTATAATGAGGCTCCCCTTATGCCCATGGCGACTGTAGATTATGATGGTATGGTCATCTACACCGGCAGCTTTGGCAAATCGTTAGCACCGGGCTTTAGAACTGGCTTTATCGTCGCTCCTGAAAATCTGATTTTAGAGCTACAAAAGCTGTTAAATATGATGGATCATCAAGGTGATTTTGTGATGGAACAAGTGCTAAGCGATCTGATAGAGGAAGGTGAAATACACCGATCGTTAAAAAAATCGATAAAACTTTATAAAGAAAGACGCAATTATATGAGTTATTTATTTGCCCGTGACCTGCATGAATATGTAGATTTTGAGATCCCTAATGGCGGACTTGCACTTTGGACCAATTGGTCTAAAAATATAAATTTAATCCAGTTGAGAAAGGAATGCGCTAGGGCGAATCTATTTTTACCTAAAACTATCTTGTACCAAGCGAAGGATATGACAGCAATACGAGTAGGATTTGGCAATTTGAATGAAGTAGAAATGGAAAAAAGCGTCACCATCCTTGCTGAGTCACTAGCCAGAATAATATAG